The sequence CACGGAACCTGCGCCAGTCCGGTGATCCGGGTATCGAAATGCTCGTTTCGACCCGCATTCGTAAGTCACCGTTTTTCCACAAGTCGTTCGTGGAAAACGGAGCGTGGCGAGCGACGGTCTACAATCGGATCTACCACCCTCGCGGGATGCTCGAACCCGAGGAGGGTGGGATGATGGAGGAGTACGACGCGCTGGTCAACCACGTCACGCTGTGGGACGTCGCGGTCGAACGCCAGATCCGTGTCAAAGGCCCCGACGCCGAGGCGCTGACGAACTACGTCATCACCCGCGACGCGACCGAGATCGAACCGATGCACGGGAAGTACGTCATCCTCTGTAACGAGGATGGTGGTATCCTCAACGATCCCGTCCTGTTGCGACCGGGCGAAGACGAGTTCTGGTTCTCGATCTCGGACTCGACGCTGATGCAGTGGCTACAGGGCGTCAACGTCGGGAAGAACTTCGACGTCGAGATCGACGAGATCGACGTCGCACCGGTCCAGATCCAGGGCCCGAAGTCGATCGACGTCATGATCGACCTCGTCGGCGAGGAGGTCGACGAGATCCCCTACTACGGGCTGATGGAAGCCGAGATCGACGGCGTCCCCGTCCTCGTCAGCCAGACCGGGTTCTCCGGCGAGAAAGGGTTCGAGATCTACGTCCGCGAGGCGAGTAAAAACGCCGAACGCGTCTGGGACCCCGCGATCGAGTCCGTTCGCGACCACGGCGGGATGCAGGTCGCACCGGCACACCACCGCCGCATCGCCGCTGGCATCCTCTCGTGGGGCCAGGACATGGACCACGAGACCTCGCCGTTCCAGGTCAACCTCGGCTACCAGGTGCCCGACGACAAGACGTCCGACTACGTCGGCAAGGAGGAACTCGAGCGCCAGAAAGCACAGATCGACGAGGGCGAGTACCCGTTCGTCCACAAGATGGTCGGGCTCAAATTGGCGGGTGAGCCGATCCGGGATTACGCGCCGGACTTCTGGCTCATCTCCGACCCCGACACCGGCGAGGAGTGTGGTTACGTCACCTCACCGTGGTACAACCCCGAACTCGAGACGAATCTCGCACTCGGGTTCGTGCCAGCCGAGAAACTCGACGGCGACCCGATGGACGTCTACGACGGCGACATCGAAACGGAGTTCGAGGTCCACCTGCCCGACGAGTACGCCGAAGAGCCGGGCGAACCCGTCTACGCCAAGGTCTCGGAGGTGCCGTTCAAGCCGTCGGTCAACCCGAGCGCCCGCGAGCAGGCCAAGTTAAACGCCAGAGAGGACGCCGAGTAACCGTGTTCGGGGACACAGGGAGCGGCCGCACCGGTCGACGGGCGGACCGATACACACGTAGGGATCGAGCACGAACTCGAATCAGACCGATGACCGACCGAGATCGGCCTCGATCCTCGATGTGTGCCCCTGCTCTCGGCCGTTCGTACGGAGGTGCCCGATAATGTCGTCCGAAATCGAGACGACCCCGACCGCAGAGGGACTTCTCGAACTGCTCGAGGAGCCACGCTTCGAGCTAATGCCGTTCGAGAGCATGGACGAGCAACTCGAACACCTCCCCGAGGGCGCGGAGGTCGCTATCACGACCTCGCCGACGCTCGGACTCGAGTCGACGATCGAGTGGACCGAACGCGCCACCGATCGCGGGTTCGAGGTCGTTCCTCACGTCGCAGCACGCTACGTCCGTGACGTAGATCACCTGAAAGACGTCGCGGCACGGCTCACCGACGCCGGAGTCTCCGACATCTTCGTTCCCGGCGGCGACCGCGAGGAGCCAGCCGGCGAGTTCACGTCGGCCTACGACCTGCTGTCGACGCTCGAGGACCTCGATTACGAGTTCGAGGACGTCGGCATCACCGGCTATCCGGAGGGTCACGACTTTCTCGACGACGACGTGCTGGCCGAGGCGATGGCGAAGAAAGAGCCCTACGCCACCTATATCGTGACTCAGCTGTGTTACGACCCCGAGGCGATCATCGACTGGACCGACGAGATCCGCGCTCGTGACGTCGACCTGCCGGTCGAAGTCGGCATCCCCGGCGTCATGAAGTACCAGCGGTTGCTGCAGATCTCGCGGAAGGTCGGCGTCGGCGACTCGATCCGGTTCCTCCAGAAGACCAGTGGCGTCCTCGGGTTCCTTCGAGAACTGGTCGGCTCACGTGGAACCTACGTCCCCGACGAACTGGTCGAGGGACTCGCACCATACGCGACCGATCCACACTACAACATTCGCGGAGTGCACGTCTACGCGTTCAACCAGGTTCCGGACCTCGAGTCGTGGCGTTCGGAGACGCTGACCCAACACCGGTAACGAACCGAGTCAGTCGTTGGATTTCCGTTTTTGTTCGGGGTGATCGGCGACGAACACGCTCGTGTTCGGCGGGACGTCTTCTGTCACCCAAGAGTTCGCGCCGATGCTGACGTGGTCGCCGACGGTGATCGCCCCCAGTACCTTCGTCCCGGCACCGATCACGACGTGGTCGCCGATGTCGGGATGGCGTTTGTACCCCTTCTTCAGCATCTGCTCGTCGTCTTCTTCCTCCTCGAAGTGAAGTGCGCCGAGGGTCACGTCCTGATAGAGCCGGACCCAGTCGCCGATCGTCGCGGTCTCGCCGACGACGACGCCCGTCCCGTGATCGATGAAAAAGTACTGCCCGATCTCCGCCCCTGGATGGATGTCGATCCCCGTCACCGTCTTCGCGTACTCGGTGAGTTCCCTCGCGTACTCGGGTTCGCCTGCCTCGTACAGCACGTGAGCAATCCGCTGGATCATGATCGCCTGAAAGCCCGGATACGACCGGATCACCTCGAGGTATGACGTCGCGGCGGGGTCGCCCTTGTACGCGGCCTCGACGTCTTTTTTCAGCGCCGCTCGAAGCTCGGGGAGTCGATCGAGGACGTCGTCGACGACACTGGTCGGATCGTCCTCGGCGTAGGGCTCGATCCCCCGGTAGTAGAGCCCACCGAGCTCCGACAGTCGTTCCTGGATCGCCGATTCGCGCTCGAGCAACTCGGGTGCGTTCCAGCAGCGAGGAAAGAGGAGCCGTCTGAGCAGGCTCATCTCCGTGCGACGACGTTCGACGGTCGGGAACTCCATCACCCCTCCCGTCGGAAACGGGTGTGCATCCGACTCGTACGCCTCACACAGTCGGCCGACTCCGTCACCAGTGTAACTGTATCCCATACCTGTGTCGTTTGGGCCCGGGACAGAAAATCGTTCGAGATCGTTGCTACGGGGGAGACCTACCGGTTCGTCCGGTCCCGTTTTCGGTCCGCCCGAACCCGTCCGCGTCGGGAAAATAGCGTTTTCAGCAATCGCTCGAGCAGGTCGCTGGTCGACGACGTCGGGGTTCCCGGGAGGTAAAACGCCGGGCCGTCTCGCCCGGTAGACGCACGTTGGTCGTTCGGTCGATCGTGACTCATATTGTCGACTCGGGACCGGGGGAGATTAAAAATTTCGGGACGGGGGCGCAGTCAATGATGAATGATCGTTATCGACAATGGTAAAAATGATATGTTCCTAGCCTCCATCCACATTGTCGTCGTCGAGCAGAAATTCTTCGATTAGATTGGCGGATCCGCGCCTGAGACGGCCGCTGACTGCTGTCGTAGAGAGGTCGAACAGCTCGGCGAGTTCTTCTACCGAACTCTCACGCGGCTCGTCAAAGTAGCCGTGGCGGTACGCCGCGGTCAGCGTCTCTGTCTGGGACGGGGTCAACCCGAAGTCGAGCTGGTCGTCGAGGGTCCCGTTTTGCGTGAGTTCCAGCACTTCGAGGTGAACCCCGTCCTCGCGGGCTCGTTCGTCGAGTTCGTACAGGTCCTCGTGACCCTCGAGCTGGAGCTGGAGCATCCACCCGTTGAGGTAACTGGTCGTCTCGAGCGTGAGGCCACCGCGGTCGGTAATCGTCGGCGTGATCAGCTTCGCGTCTTCACTGTACTCGATTCGGTAGGTTCGCTGGCTGGCCATCTCGAGGACGACCGAGAAGTCGGCGACAGTGTGATCGGCCTCGAGTGCCGCGTCGACGGTATCGAACTCAGGTGCCTCGATCCGGAAGAAGTAGACGCTACGGTTGGGATCGGTTCCTACCTCGGAAACGACGCTGATCTCGGCATCCGACAGCGACCGGATGGTCTCGGTGAGAGCGAGATCGGGATGTTCGACGTAGATGCGAGTCGAGATCATCGTCGGATTTGTGCTTCCACGTTTTGCCTCTGGAGCAGCACTTCGCCGTCGTCGAGGACGAGTGCTGCCTCGATCAATGCCTTCAGCCCCCGTCTGAGGCGACCGTTGACGGCGGACGGCGAAATCTCGAGCGTCTCGGCCAGTTCCTCGAGCGACGTCTCCCGTGGCTCACCGAAGTACCCCTCCTCGTAGGCCGTCACGAGTGCGACCCGCTGTTGCTCGGTGAGGGGATCAGTACCGACACCCGCGACGGCCGACCGCAACTGCCGGGAGAGCTCCAGGACTTCGAACTCGAACCCCTCGTCTCGAGCGCGTTTCCAGACCTCGTGAATCCCGTCCTGGTCGGGGAAGAACCACCGCTCGCGCCATCCAGGTTGAAACTGCGCCGTCGCCGTACTTTGTGCATCCAGAACGAAGCCACCTTCCGCTGTGACGTACGGGGAGAGCAGTTTCGTCTCGGGCACGAACTCGAGTTTCCACAGGCGGTCGTCGTCGACCACCTCGACAGGCGCGAACTCGGAGACGGTGTGGTCGTCTTCGAGGGCTGACCGGACTTCCATGGGGGTAGCTGAAACGAACCGGAGGAAGTAGACGTTCTGTTCGGGGGCAGTGCTTCGTTCGCCGACGATACTGGCACTCAGGTCGGGCACAGCGGCAAGTGTACCGGCAAGAGCACCGTCCTCGTGAGCGAACCGGACCTCGGTGATGAGTGCCATGGTGTGGTATACTTTCTCCTACCATGATGTGCTCCAGTCTCTTAAGCACTGGTGTCGGAGTCGACGCGGTGTGCAGGTAGCGCACGAAGCGACGAGGTGGTGGCAGTGTTTCGTACCTCCGGCGAAATTGCCGCCACAGAGGATCCAGTTGATTACCTTCCAGCGTGTCCAGCGAGGCCGGAGACCGCGCGAGCTGGTAGTGCCGGGTATTCGCTCTTCTCTGCCGAATTGGCTATTTCAAATACAAGTCGATAATTCTACACATTCGGTGATAGACGGGGTCGGAACGCCGTCTACGAGTGGGTTGACAGACCGGCGCTGCTCCTGTTGAGGCGCCGAGCTAGCCAGCGTCGTGCTCGACGAGACGGGGATCTGGTTCGATGGTGAGCAGTGCCGGCTGTACACAGCGGTCATCCAGCCACCTGTCGATTCCTGCACTGTCGGCTGTTTTCGACACGAACGATCGCTCTCAACCAGCCGTTTCTCGCAACACTCGTGGTGAAACGAGGCATCGACGACACCACCATCTGATCGATTCCAGCACGTGGTTGAACGCTGCACTCTACCACCGTTGCCTCGAGTTTCGGCACGAACGACGTGGTGATCGAACCTCACCAAAGGATCAGCATATAGGTAAAACGTCGAACCTCTTCGATTTCGAATTGTTCGGACCAGTCGATTCGGCAACGACTGATTCGTGGTGTCACGCCTTCGCTCACTGGCACGATAAGACACACCACATACGACCAGCGTCGGCCCCCTCGAGGTGGGACGCGTTATCGCGGTTTGGCGGTAGCGGACTCTTTGAGTCGCGTGAGAATTTCGTCCCGGTCGACGTTGCGTTCGGCCTCACTGATCCGACCGACGACGAACTCGAGCAAGTCGAGCCGCCTGAGCAAGTCGCAGGTCTCCTCACGATTCAGGTCGATCGCTCGCGTTACCTCGTAGATCGTGTTCGACGTCGCGACCGCCTCGACGAGGCTCTCGACGGTGACGTCGTCGGGGAGCCCGAGACCGTCGGTCAGGACGACCAGCTCTGCATCGTTTTCGCTCGTCGCCGGCGACGTCACCTCGGTCTCTGGGTCGACAGCGTCGTCGGTCGCCGCGGCGTCACCGGTGTCGTACTGGTCTGGCTCGTGGATCCCGTAATCGATCATGTAACGCCGGACCGTCTCGGCCGTGACGTCCATCTCGATTGCGTCGCTCATCTCCGCAAACGTCTCACAGGACTCGTACACCTCACCGAGCAGCTCGGGATCCCTGAACGGGGGGACGTCGCGCTTTCCGCCTTCGGCACCGTCAGCGGTCGACGCTGGCGAGTCATCTTCCGCGGGTTCGCTACTCGCAGTCGCGGACGTCCCGTCCCCCATCGAAGTACGGAACGAAGCCGTCACCGTCCCGTCGTCGACGATATCGGCAGCCGTCGGTTCGATGTCGACGTCGTGGTCTACCACTGGGACGACCGCTGCCGTCGACTCGAGTGTCACCTCGAGTCGGCCGTCGGCATCGAGGGAAACACCGTCCACGACGAGCCCACCCTGCTCCCCGCCGGTGGCCGTCGGGACAGATAGCTCCAGCGTAGCTGCTGGTCCCGATTCCGAGTCCATCCGACCGATGAACTCGACGTCGTGTACCGTACCCAGGCCCTCGTTACACTCCTCGAGAAAGAGCCCGAACTTTTGGAGGGTGGTCCCAACGCCCATGATAGACAATGTATGCCTCACCTCGCAATGATTGCACGTGTTGAATTGTGGACGTCTTTAAGTGGTGCGGCTATCCGGGGCGTGGCTGGTGCTCTGACGCCACCTTCCGGCTGGCACTGGCGCTGGCAGGATATTCCAACAGCGTTTCGAACGCGAAGTCCCAGCTAGACCATCGGCTCGTCACCGATC is a genomic window of Natrarchaeobaculum aegyptiacum containing:
- a CDS encoding glycine cleavage system protein T is translated as MSGNEPPQTEEHPNYPSVDQSDRTLPRNLRQSGDPGIEMLVSTRIRKSPFFHKSFVENGAWRATVYNRIYHPRGMLEPEEGGMMEEYDALVNHVTLWDVAVERQIRVKGPDAEALTNYVITRDATEIEPMHGKYVILCNEDGGILNDPVLLRPGEDEFWFSISDSTLMQWLQGVNVGKNFDVEIDEIDVAPVQIQGPKSIDVMIDLVGEEVDEIPYYGLMEAEIDGVPVLVSQTGFSGEKGFEIYVREASKNAERVWDPAIESVRDHGGMQVAPAHHRRIAAGILSWGQDMDHETSPFQVNLGYQVPDDKTSDYVGKEELERQKAQIDEGEYPFVHKMVGLKLAGEPIRDYAPDFWLISDPDTGEECGYVTSPWYNPELETNLALGFVPAEKLDGDPMDVYDGDIETEFEVHLPDEYAEEPGEPVYAKVSEVPFKPSVNPSAREQAKLNAREDAE
- a CDS encoding methylenetetrahydrofolate reductase; this encodes MSSEIETTPTAEGLLELLEEPRFELMPFESMDEQLEHLPEGAEVAITTSPTLGLESTIEWTERATDRGFEVVPHVAARYVRDVDHLKDVAARLTDAGVSDIFVPGGDREEPAGEFTSAYDLLSTLEDLDYEFEDVGITGYPEGHDFLDDDVLAEAMAKKEPYATYIVTQLCYDPEAIIDWTDEIRARDVDLPVEVGIPGVMKYQRLLQISRKVGVGDSIRFLQKTSGVLGFLRELVGSRGTYVPDELVEGLAPYATDPHYNIRGVHVYAFNQVPDLESWRSETLTQHR
- the epsC gene encoding serine O-acetyltransferase EpsC produces the protein MGYSYTGDGVGRLCEAYESDAHPFPTGGVMEFPTVERRRTEMSLLRRLLFPRCWNAPELLERESAIQERLSELGGLYYRGIEPYAEDDPTSVVDDVLDRLPELRAALKKDVEAAYKGDPAATSYLEVIRSYPGFQAIMIQRIAHVLYEAGEPEYARELTEYAKTVTGIDIHPGAEIGQYFFIDHGTGVVVGETATIGDWVRLYQDVTLGALHFEEEEDDEQMLKKGYKRHPDIGDHVVIGAGTKVLGAITVGDHVSIGANSWVTEDVPPNTSVFVADHPEQKRKSND
- a CDS encoding helix-turn-helix domain-containing protein yields the protein MISTRIYVEHPDLALTETIRSLSDAEISVVSEVGTDPNRSVYFFRIEAPEFDTVDAALEADHTVADFSVVLEMASQRTYRIEYSEDAKLITPTITDRGGLTLETTSYLNGWMLQLQLEGHEDLYELDERAREDGVHLEVLELTQNGTLDDQLDFGLTPSQTETLTAAYRHGYFDEPRESSVEELAELFDLSTTAVSGRLRRGSANLIEEFLLDDDNVDGG
- a CDS encoding helix-turn-helix domain-containing protein gives rise to the protein MALITEVRFAHEDGALAGTLAAVPDLSASIVGERSTAPEQNVYFLRFVSATPMEVRSALEDDHTVSEFAPVEVVDDDRLWKLEFVPETKLLSPYVTAEGGFVLDAQSTATAQFQPGWRERWFFPDQDGIHEVWKRARDEGFEFEVLELSRQLRSAVAGVGTDPLTEQQRVALVTAYEEGYFGEPRETSLEELAETLEISPSAVNGRLRRGLKALIEAALVLDDGEVLLQRQNVEAQIRR